A single region of the Nocardioides aquaticus genome encodes:
- the nadD gene encoding nicotinate-nucleotide adenylyltransferase, with protein sequence MTTANGARPGRRRRIGVMGGTFDPIHHGHLVAASEVQSSYDLDEVVFVPTGQPWQKSGREVSPAEHRYLMTVIATAANPRFWVSRVDIDRGGPTYTVDTLRDLRTAMPDAELYFITGADALAGIFGWRGHEQLFELAHFVGCTRPGYEMDDAALAAIPSDRVAMLEIPALAISSTDCRDRQRAGQPVWYLVPDGVVQYITKHGLYADLARTDPPTLTATSGDR encoded by the coding sequence GTGACCACCGCGAACGGCGCCCGGCCCGGCCGTCGTCGCCGCATCGGCGTCATGGGCGGCACCTTCGACCCGATCCACCACGGACACCTCGTGGCGGCCTCCGAGGTCCAGTCCTCCTACGACCTCGACGAGGTCGTGTTCGTCCCGACCGGCCAGCCCTGGCAGAAGTCGGGCCGTGAGGTCTCCCCGGCCGAGCACCGCTACCTGATGACGGTGATCGCCACCGCCGCCAACCCGCGGTTCTGGGTGTCCCGGGTCGACATCGACCGGGGCGGGCCGACGTACACCGTCGACACCCTGCGCGACCTGCGCACGGCGATGCCCGACGCCGAGCTGTACTTCATCACCGGTGCCGACGCGCTGGCCGGCATCTTCGGCTGGCGCGGCCACGAGCAGCTCTTCGAGCTCGCGCACTTCGTCGGCTGCACCCGCCCGGGCTACGAGATGGACGACGCCGCGCTCGCGGCGATCCCCTCGGACCGGGTGGCCATGCTCGAGATCCCCGCGCTGGCCATCTCGTCCACCGACTGCCGCGACCGGCAGCGCGCGGGGCAGCCCGTCTGGTACCTCGTGCCCGACGGTGTGGTGCAGTACATCACCAAGCACGGGCTCTACGCCGACCTCGCACGCACCGACCCACCCACCCTCACCGCCACCTCCGGAGACAGATGA
- a CDS encoding glutamate-5-semialdehyde dehydrogenase has translation MVAAAGTYDAAAAVAEQAGRARTASWDLALATRARKDDALRAMADALVAAQDAVLTANADDVAAAEEAGTEPSVVDRLRLDASRLAAMAEGLRDVADLPDPVGEVVRGSTLANGLELRQVRVPLGVVAVVYEARPNVTADAAGICLKSGNAVLLRGSSSAARTNAAVVDVLRAAVAGAGLPADVVQLVDSRSRDSVGALMRARGLVDVLVPRGGAGLIRSVVEGSTVPVIETGVGNCHVYVDASADLDQALAVVMNAKTQRTSVCNAAESLLVHADVAETFVPRVVEALQGAGVTVHGDPVFAAYDGVVPATDDDHAREYLSLDLSAAVVPDLEAAVAHVRRFSSGHSEAILTRDQGAARRFVAAVDSAVVLVNASTRFTDGAELGFGAEIGISTQKLHARGPMGLPEMTSTKYVVTGDGHVR, from the coding sequence ATGGTGGCAGCAGCCGGGACGTACGACGCCGCAGCCGCCGTCGCCGAGCAGGCCGGCCGGGCGCGGACCGCCTCCTGGGACCTCGCCCTGGCGACCCGGGCCCGCAAGGACGACGCGCTGCGGGCGATGGCCGACGCCCTGGTCGCCGCGCAGGACGCCGTGCTGACCGCCAACGCCGACGACGTGGCCGCGGCCGAGGAGGCCGGCACGGAGCCGTCCGTCGTCGACCGGCTGCGCCTCGACGCCTCCCGGCTCGCGGCGATGGCCGAGGGGCTGCGCGACGTCGCCGACCTCCCGGACCCCGTCGGCGAGGTCGTCCGGGGCTCGACGCTGGCCAACGGGCTCGAGCTGCGGCAGGTGCGGGTGCCGCTGGGCGTGGTGGCCGTGGTCTACGAGGCGCGCCCCAACGTCACCGCGGACGCCGCGGGGATCTGCCTGAAGTCGGGCAACGCCGTGCTGCTGCGCGGCAGCTCGTCGGCGGCCCGCACCAACGCCGCGGTGGTGGACGTGCTGCGTGCCGCGGTCGCCGGCGCCGGACTGCCGGCCGACGTCGTGCAGCTGGTCGACAGCCGCAGCCGGGACAGCGTGGGCGCGCTGATGCGGGCCCGTGGGCTGGTCGACGTCCTGGTGCCGCGCGGGGGAGCGGGGCTGATCCGCAGCGTGGTGGAGGGCTCGACCGTGCCCGTCATCGAGACCGGCGTCGGGAACTGCCACGTCTACGTCGACGCCTCCGCCGACCTCGACCAGGCGCTGGCGGTGGTGATGAACGCCAAGACGCAGCGCACCAGCGTCTGCAACGCCGCCGAGTCGCTGCTGGTGCACGCCGACGTCGCCGAGACCTTCGTGCCGCGGGTCGTGGAGGCGCTCCAGGGGGCCGGCGTCACGGTTCACGGCGACCCGGTGTTCGCGGCGTACGACGGGGTGGTCCCGGCGACCGACGACGACCACGCCCGGGAGTACCTGTCGCTGGACCTCAGCGCCGCGGTCGTGCCCGACCTGGAGGCCGCGGTCGCGCACGTGCGCCGCTTCTCCAGCGGCCACTCCGAGGCCATCCTCACCCGGGACCAGGGGGCGGCGCGCCGCTTCGTGGCGGCGGTCGACTCCGCCGTGGTCCTGGTGAACGCCTCGACCCGGTTCACCGACGGCGCCGAGCTCGGCTTCGGCGCCGAGATCGGGATCAGCACCCAGAAGCTGCACGCGCGAGGTCCGATGGGCCTGCCCGAGATGACGTCGACCAAGTACGTCGTCACCGGTGACGGCCACGTCCGGTGA
- the rsfS gene encoding ribosome silencing factor — MTATDHAVELTHVAARAAGDKLAHQIVAFDVSDQLAITDVFVIASAPSDRQVKAVVDEVQAKLREAGAKPLRREGERQGRWVLLDYGEIVVHVQHEEEREFYALERLWRDCPLIELPVDVDGGAR, encoded by the coding sequence ATGACCGCCACCGACCACGCCGTCGAGCTGACCCACGTCGCAGCGCGCGCCGCGGGCGACAAGCTCGCCCACCAGATCGTCGCCTTCGACGTCAGCGACCAGCTGGCGATCACCGACGTCTTCGTCATCGCCAGCGCGCCCAGCGACCGCCAGGTCAAGGCCGTGGTCGACGAGGTGCAGGCCAAGCTCCGCGAGGCCGGCGCCAAGCCGCTGCGTCGTGAGGGCGAGCGGCAGGGGCGGTGGGTGCTGCTGGACTACGGCGAGATCGTCGTCCACGTCCAGCACGAGGAGGAGCGCGAGTTCTACGCCCTCGAGCGGCTCTGGCGCGACTGCCCCCTGATCGAGCTGCCGGTGGACGTCGACGGCGGGGCCCGGTGA
- a CDS encoding lysyl oxidase family protein has protein sequence MTSPRRLVAAALLSTACATGTLAATGPAVADPGHEDPGGPGDVTAYDGPLALMGAKKMKAEKDGRFSYLDLRVRAVAGAGDLEVRSNRPATDPYDGPITTTWTLGEQSGTFGSDLQPDFSGLPGLLEVSFRDADGDPVGRTRSVATCLNGDAERIQPEGAATNAYPWGCPYNPYTLGSVQGVQDGYASRLWAATRTRLPVGSYTATVAVGDRYVAAWGLDPEESHVDVPLTIRKSDDRGPDWRMGWGDQKARAGATATGGSDAAARPAAAEPAPRAAADLPEGTPMPDLRSLPAFEIGLNGKGTQMSFAANVWNAGNSPLVVDGFRTADEDVMAAYQYFFDTDGEQVAYQSVEDSGFYWHAENHNHWHFEDFARYQLLDADKQVVRDSGKVSFCLANTDAVDYTVDGADWRPENTDLATACGSRGSLSVREVLSAGSGDTYAQYRAGQAFGGIKKLADGTYYVRVSANPNDALVESDTTNNQVDRKVTLRTRPDGRRVVRAEKVGLIDEAWGYGGFRR, from the coding sequence GTGACCTCACCACGCCGGCTCGTCGCCGCAGCCCTGCTCTCCACCGCCTGCGCCACCGGCACGCTCGCCGCCACCGGGCCGGCCGTCGCCGATCCCGGGCACGAGGACCCGGGCGGTCCCGGGGACGTCACCGCCTACGACGGCCCCCTGGCCCTGATGGGCGCCAAGAAGATGAAGGCCGAGAAGGACGGGCGCTTCTCCTACCTCGACCTCCGGGTACGCGCCGTGGCCGGCGCCGGCGACCTCGAGGTGCGCAGCAACCGGCCCGCCACGGACCCCTACGACGGCCCGATCACGACCACCTGGACCCTGGGCGAGCAGTCGGGGACGTTCGGCAGCGACCTGCAGCCGGACTTCTCCGGACTGCCGGGCCTGCTCGAGGTCTCGTTCCGCGACGCCGACGGCGATCCCGTCGGCCGGACGAGGTCGGTCGCCACCTGCCTCAACGGCGACGCCGAGCGCATCCAGCCCGAGGGCGCCGCGACCAACGCCTACCCCTGGGGCTGCCCGTACAACCCGTACACGCTGGGTTCGGTCCAGGGCGTCCAGGACGGGTACGCCAGCCGCCTCTGGGCCGCCACCCGCACCCGGCTCCCCGTCGGCTCCTACACCGCGACCGTCGCGGTCGGCGACCGGTACGTCGCCGCCTGGGGCCTGGACCCCGAGGAGTCGCACGTCGACGTGCCGCTGACCATCCGCAAGTCCGACGACCGCGGACCCGACTGGCGGATGGGCTGGGGGGACCAGAAGGCCCGCGCGGGGGCCACCGCCACCGGCGGGTCGGACGCCGCTGCCCGGCCTGCGGCGGCCGAGCCCGCCCCGCGTGCCGCGGCCGACCTGCCCGAGGGCACGCCGATGCCCGACCTCCGCTCGCTGCCGGCCTTCGAGATCGGGCTGAACGGCAAGGGCACGCAGATGAGCTTCGCCGCGAACGTCTGGAACGCCGGGAACAGCCCCCTCGTCGTCGACGGGTTCCGCACCGCCGACGAGGACGTGATGGCGGCCTACCAGTACTTCTTCGACACCGACGGCGAGCAGGTCGCCTACCAGTCGGTCGAGGACAGCGGCTTCTACTGGCACGCCGAGAACCACAACCACTGGCACTTCGAGGACTTCGCCCGTTACCAGCTGCTCGACGCGGACAAGCAGGTCGTGCGCGACTCCGGCAAGGTCTCGTTCTGCCTGGCCAACACCGACGCGGTCGACTACACCGTCGACGGAGCCGACTGGCGCCCCGAGAACACCGACCTCGCCACCGCCTGCGGCAGCCGCGGGTCGCTCTCGGTGCGCGAGGTCCTCTCGGCCGGCTCGGGCGACACCTACGCGCAGTACCGCGCCGGCCAGGCCTTCGGCGGCATCAAGAAGCTGGCGGACGGCACGTACTACGTCCGGGTCAGCGCCAACCCCAACGACGCCCTGGTCGAGTCCGACACGACCAACAACCAGGTGGACCGGAAGGTGACCCTCAGGACCCGCCCGGACGGGCGCCGGGTGGTCCGCGCCGAGAAGGTGGGCCTGATCGACGAGGCGTGGGGCTACGGCGGCTTCCGCCGCTGA
- a CDS encoding 4-coumarate--CoA ligase family protein, translating to MSEPLIHTSPLPAVEIPDVALTSYCFEHAAERADQPALVDGPTGRTLTYGQLEEQVRRFAGGLAARGFGPGDTLALLSPNIPEYAVVFHGVALAGGAITTINPTYTAKEMAHQIKDAKPRFMVTIGMFLETAQQASADTTVEEVFVLGGTEDGDLRGAHDAAELFGEPLAEQVPVGRDDVVALPYSSGTTGLSKGVMLTHGNLVANIAQVIDAGKLSDDESFVAVLPFFHIYGMQVLMNAGLRAGATVITMPRFDLEMYLRLNAEHGCTRAYVAPPIVVALAKHPLVDQYDLGSMGYVMSGAAPLSAETGELAATRLGCEVVQGYGMTEMSPVSHMTVPGDYKPGSVGVTVPGTECMIVDPASGDSLGTDAEGELWVRGPQVMKGYLGRPEDSDATRDAQGWLHTGDIARIDDTGHVYIVDRLKELIKYKGFQVPPAELESVLLTHDEITDAAVVGTPDEEAGEIPVGFVVLKPGSTLSADEVKAYVAAEVATYKRLGHVVVVDEIPKSASGKILRRVLRDQVPA from the coding sequence ATGAGCGAGCCCCTCATCCACACCAGCCCCCTGCCGGCTGTCGAGATCCCCGACGTCGCGCTGACGTCGTACTGCTTCGAGCACGCCGCCGAGCGTGCCGACCAGCCGGCGCTCGTCGACGGCCCGACCGGGCGCACGCTCACCTACGGACAGCTCGAGGAGCAGGTACGCCGGTTCGCCGGCGGTCTGGCCGCCCGCGGCTTCGGTCCCGGCGACACCCTCGCGCTGCTGTCGCCGAACATCCCCGAGTACGCGGTGGTCTTCCACGGGGTGGCCCTGGCCGGGGGTGCGATCACGACGATCAACCCGACGTACACCGCCAAGGAGATGGCGCACCAGATCAAGGACGCGAAGCCGCGCTTCATGGTGACGATCGGGATGTTCCTCGAGACCGCCCAGCAGGCGTCCGCGGACACCACGGTCGAGGAGGTCTTCGTGCTCGGCGGGACCGAGGACGGGGACCTGCGCGGCGCCCACGACGCGGCCGAGCTGTTCGGGGAGCCCCTGGCCGAGCAGGTGCCGGTCGGGCGCGACGACGTGGTCGCGCTGCCGTACTCCTCCGGCACCACCGGGCTGTCCAAGGGCGTGATGCTGACCCACGGCAACCTGGTGGCCAACATCGCCCAGGTGATCGACGCCGGCAAGCTCTCCGACGACGAGTCGTTCGTGGCGGTGCTGCCGTTCTTCCACATCTACGGCATGCAGGTGCTGATGAACGCGGGGCTGCGCGCCGGCGCCACGGTGATCACGATGCCGCGCTTCGACCTCGAGATGTACCTCCGGCTCAACGCCGAGCACGGCTGCACCCGCGCCTACGTCGCGCCGCCGATCGTGGTCGCGCTGGCCAAGCACCCGCTGGTCGACCAGTACGACCTCGGTTCGATGGGCTACGTCATGTCCGGCGCGGCGCCGCTCTCGGCCGAGACCGGTGAGCTCGCCGCGACCCGGCTGGGCTGCGAGGTCGTGCAGGGCTACGGGATGACCGAGATGTCCCCGGTCTCCCACATGACCGTGCCCGGCGACTACAAGCCCGGGTCGGTGGGCGTCACCGTGCCCGGCACGGAGTGCATGATCGTCGACCCGGCCTCGGGCGACAGCCTCGGCACCGACGCCGAGGGCGAGCTGTGGGTGCGCGGTCCGCAGGTGATGAAGGGCTACCTCGGGCGCCCCGAGGACTCCGACGCCACCCGGGACGCGCAGGGCTGGCTGCACACCGGCGACATCGCCCGGATCGACGACACCGGGCACGTCTACATCGTCGACCGGCTCAAGGAGCTCATCAAGTACAAGGGCTTCCAGGTGCCGCCGGCCGAGCTCGAGTCGGTGCTGCTGACGCACGACGAGATCACCGACGCCGCCGTCGTGGGCACGCCGGACGAGGAGGCCGGCGAGATCCCGGTCGGCTTCGTGGTGCTGAAGCCCGGCTCGACCCTGAGCGCCGACGAGGTGAAGGCCTACGTCGCCGCCGAGGTCGCGACCTACAAGCGGCTGGGCCACGTGGTCGTCGTCGACGAGATCCCGAAGTCGGCCTCCGGCAAGATCCTGCGCCGGGTACTGCGCGACCAGGTCCCCGCCTGA
- a CDS encoding histidine phosphatase family protein, whose product MSGPRSLVLLRHGRTAYNAASRIQGQVDVDLDDTGHDQAARAAVAVAALQPDVLWCSDLERTRSTAAYVAKETGLEPTYDARLREFHLGEREGLTHAEFAELAPEEFARFRLGDFDAVSGGEATAAVASRMSEVAGELLAATPAGGTAVAVSHGAAIRTAVTALVGWPLTALSALHGLDNCGWVVLDEHKVDPDGPGTLRLRAYNRTADA is encoded by the coding sequence GTGAGCGGACCCCGCTCGCTGGTCCTGCTCCGCCACGGCCGCACCGCCTACAACGCCGCCAGCCGCATCCAGGGCCAGGTCGACGTCGACCTGGACGACACCGGCCACGACCAGGCCGCCCGCGCGGCGGTGGCCGTCGCCGCCCTCCAGCCGGACGTGCTGTGGTGCTCCGACCTCGAGCGCACCCGCTCGACCGCGGCGTACGTGGCGAAGGAGACCGGCCTCGAGCCGACCTACGACGCCCGCTTGCGCGAGTTCCACCTCGGCGAGCGCGAGGGCCTGACCCACGCGGAGTTCGCCGAGCTCGCGCCCGAGGAGTTCGCCCGCTTCCGGCTCGGCGACTTCGACGCGGTCAGCGGGGGAGAGGCCACGGCCGCGGTCGCCTCCCGGATGAGCGAGGTCGCCGGCGAGCTGCTGGCCGCCACCCCGGCCGGTGGCACCGCGGTCGCCGTCTCCCACGGCGCCGCGATCCGTACGGCGGTCACCGCCCTGGTGGGCTGGCCCCTCACCGCCCTCTCGGCCCTGCACGGCCTCGACAACTGCGGCTGGGTCGTCCTCGACGAGCACAAGGTCGACCCCGACGGCCCCGGCACGCTGCGCCTGCGCGCCTACAACCGCACCGCCGACGCCTGA